A genomic segment from Gemmatimonadota bacterium encodes:
- the rsmH gene encoding 16S rRNA (cytosine(1402)-N(4))-methyltransferase RsmH, producing MTNPLLHVPVLLEPIRARALGSKRVVDATLGHGGHAAAFLADGAKVLGIDRDPDAITTARARLGESGIEYLQAAYASPEALAAVARFRPGFILLDLGVSSRQLDEADRGFTFRAGAPLDMRMGPDAPTAAEWLAETEEGELADVFYQYADENRSRRLAAEIVRRRGNAPFLVSDDLVNAIRGALGPKSGPPDFARIFQAVRIAVNEELTGLEEALPAFRDALVPGGTLAVISYHSGEDRLVKGAFRDWGSGCVCPPGLPQCVCGREPQGRAEPRKAIVPDQAELIANVRSRSAKLRFFRINDAG from the coding sequence ATGACCAACCCGCTCCTCCACGTCCCCGTGCTCCTCGAACCGATCCGGGCTCGCGCCCTCGGCTCGAAGCGCGTGGTAGACGCCACGCTGGGCCACGGCGGCCATGCGGCGGCCTTCCTCGCTGACGGCGCCAAGGTCCTCGGCATCGACCGCGATCCCGACGCCATCACGACCGCTCGGGCCCGGCTCGGGGAATCCGGGATCGAATACCTGCAGGCCGCCTATGCCTCTCCGGAGGCGCTCGCAGCAGTGGCCCGGTTCCGGCCGGGGTTCATCCTGCTTGATCTCGGTGTCTCCTCCCGGCAACTCGACGAGGCCGACCGCGGCTTCACCTTCCGGGCCGGGGCACCTCTCGATATGCGGATGGGCCCCGACGCCCCGACCGCTGCCGAGTGGCTCGCCGAGACCGAGGAGGGGGAGCTGGCGGATGTCTTCTACCAGTACGCCGACGAGAACCGCTCGCGGCGGCTCGCAGCCGAAATCGTCCGGCGCCGGGGGAACGCCCCTTTCCTGGTCAGTGACGATCTTGTCAACGCGATCCGCGGAGCCCTCGGCCCCAAGAGCGGCCCCCCCGACTTCGCCCGGATCTTCCAGGCGGTCCGGATCGCCGTGAACGAGGAACTGACCGGACTGGAGGAGGCGCTCCCCGCCTTCCGGGACGCTCTAGTACCTGGCGGTACCCTCGCGGTGATCAGTTATCATTCGGGCGAAGACCGGTTGGTGAAGGGAGCGTTTCGTGATTGGGGTTCGGGATGTGTCTGCCCCCCCGGGTTGCCACAGTGCGTCTGCGGTCGCGAGCCGCAGGGTCGCGCCGAACCTCGCAAGGCGATCGTTCCCGATCAGGCAGAACTGATCGCCAACGTACGTTCCCGCAGTGCCAAGCTACGCTTCTTCCGGATCAATGATGCAGGTTAG
- a CDS encoding tetratricopeptide repeat protein, with protein MSPDLLGPMRAEYQRLNERLATPMAPPERDAVRAAIIALFKEADGLLTEVAAFKESIRALVDGFKSLPVDAPATIRYDHIGASTSMERGWSDLAGARWVNAEGHFREAVARDPGSTDAQALLGWSLMHQQRHDEALQYCLQVLMRETEHGLARVALGVICLRKGITGEAMEHLSRVAGRPGDARAILYANYWLGVAYIEREMDTDAVELLRRAVALGPNLAEGWADLGRALWFRGEPDSARAAWATGAAVRHSPFSERSATLLEVTKAGGVPPRSAFR; from the coding sequence GTGAGTCCCGATCTGCTGGGCCCGATGCGCGCGGAATACCAGCGTCTCAACGAGCGGCTCGCCACGCCGATGGCGCCGCCAGAACGCGATGCTGTCCGCGCAGCGATCATCGCCCTCTTCAAGGAGGCCGACGGGCTGCTCACGGAGGTTGCCGCGTTCAAGGAATCGATTCGCGCACTGGTCGATGGCTTCAAGTCGCTGCCGGTGGATGCTCCCGCGACGATCCGTTACGACCATATCGGCGCCTCCACTTCCATGGAGCGTGGCTGGAGTGACCTTGCCGGGGCGCGCTGGGTCAACGCAGAGGGACATTTCCGCGAGGCCGTCGCCCGAGACCCTGGCAGCACTGATGCCCAGGCATTGCTCGGTTGGTCGTTGATGCATCAGCAGCGCCACGACGAAGCACTGCAGTACTGCCTCCAGGTCCTGATGCGGGAAACGGAGCACGGGCTCGCGCGCGTCGCGCTGGGTGTCATCTGCCTGCGGAAGGGGATTACTGGCGAGGCGATGGAACATCTCTCGCGCGTTGCGGGACGTCCCGGGGATGCCCGGGCAATTCTCTACGCCAATTACTGGCTCGGGGTCGCCTACATCGAGCGGGAGATGGACACCGACGCGGTGGAACTGCTCCGGCGCGCGGTGGCACTGGGGCCGAACCTCGCCGAGGGGTGGGCCGACCTCGGGCGGGCGCTCTGGTTTCGCGGCGAACCAGATTCCGCCCGCGCGGCCTGGGCGACCGGAGCGGCCGTTCGGCACTCGCCGTTCTCGGAGCGAAGCGCCACTCTGCTGGAGGTCACCAAGGCCGGAGGAGTGCCACCACGTTCCGCCTTTCGCTGA